A genomic window from Arthrobacter sp. FW305-BF8 includes:
- a CDS encoding PPK2 family polyphosphate kinase, which produces MAGIVEFTKLPSETLKVGKGFQLADVDPDATLGYPGNKADGELLLEELDDKLTDLQERLFAESKFGGTKRVLLILQGMDTAGKGGIVKHVLGAMDPQGVQFKSFKAPTPEEKAYDFLWRIEREVPAAGMLGVFDRSHYEDVLIHRVHRWADPKELERRYRAINEFEARQAAVGTKVIKVMLHISNEEQKERLLARLDNPAKHWKYNTEDLKQRAFWDDYMAAYQAAFDATNTEQAPWYVVPASKKWYARIAVQQLLLEGLGELELEWPKAEFDVEAERRLVERS; this is translated from the coding sequence ATGGCCGGCATTGTGGAATTCACGAAGCTCCCCTCCGAGACCCTGAAGGTCGGCAAGGGATTCCAGCTGGCCGACGTTGACCCTGATGCCACCTTGGGCTATCCGGGGAACAAGGCCGACGGCGAGCTGCTCCTTGAGGAACTCGATGACAAACTCACGGATCTTCAGGAGAGGCTGTTTGCCGAGTCCAAGTTCGGCGGCACCAAGCGCGTCCTGCTGATCCTGCAGGGAATGGATACTGCCGGCAAAGGCGGAATCGTGAAGCACGTGCTGGGCGCCATGGATCCGCAGGGTGTCCAGTTCAAGTCCTTCAAGGCCCCCACGCCCGAGGAAAAGGCCTACGACTTTCTGTGGCGCATCGAACGCGAGGTCCCGGCCGCCGGCATGCTGGGGGTTTTCGACAGGTCCCACTACGAGGACGTCCTGATCCACCGGGTACACCGCTGGGCCGACCCCAAGGAGCTGGAACGCCGTTACCGGGCGATCAACGAGTTCGAGGCCAGGCAGGCGGCCGTGGGCACGAAAGTCATCAAAGTCATGCTGCACATCAGCAATGAGGAGCAGAAGGAACGGCTGCTGGCCCGGCTGGACAACCCCGCCAAGCACTGGAAGTACAACACCGAGGACCTGAAGCAGCGCGCTTTCTGGGACGACTACATGGCCGCTTACCAGGCTGCCTTCGACGCCACCAACACCGAACAGGCGCCCTGGTATGTGGTGCCTGCCAGCAAGAAATGGTACGCGCGCATCGCAGTGCAGCAACTGTTGCTGGAGGGGCTCGGCGAGCTCGAACTGGAGTGGCCCAAGGCTGAGTTCGACGTTGAGGCCGAGCGCCGACTCGTCGAGCGGTCCTGA
- a CDS encoding NUDIX hydrolase, whose translation MTVLFDTRPAAYAVIIRDGAILLAYWKQDGKEGWTLPGGGLDLAEHPVDGCIREVFEETGYHAEIGEMLGIDVGHWPADSRLDGADRDFQALRLVYEARVTGGELTHETNGTTTHAAWIPLQDVGSLNRVSLVDAALRLFSERPVNGKLGSLD comes from the coding sequence ATGACCGTTCTCTTCGACACCCGCCCTGCCGCCTACGCGGTCATCATCCGCGACGGCGCCATCCTCCTGGCGTACTGGAAGCAGGACGGCAAGGAAGGCTGGACGCTGCCCGGTGGCGGGTTGGACCTGGCCGAGCACCCCGTGGACGGCTGCATCCGTGAGGTCTTCGAGGAGACGGGCTATCACGCCGAAATCGGTGAGATGCTCGGGATCGACGTCGGGCACTGGCCGGCTGATTCGCGGCTGGACGGAGCGGACCGGGACTTCCAGGCGCTCCGCCTGGTCTATGAGGCGAGGGTGACGGGCGGGGAGCTCACCCACGAGACGAACGGCACCACCACACATGCCGCGTGGATTCCGCTGCAGGACGTCGGTTCGCTGAACAGGGTGTCCCTGGTTGACGCCGCCCTTCGGCTGTTCTCGGAGCGGCCGGTCAACGGCAAGCTGGGTTCACTGGACTGA
- the rsgA gene encoding ribosome small subunit-dependent GTPase A: protein MAQHFAAHPASGAEAAARVVRVDRNRIVAATADGLVHLPYPPGTVPATGDWVWLGRNRAAEPAVVGVLPRTSELSRKRAFDPSTEAQVLAANIDMVGVVVPVDRPLSHNRLERTLVAVWDSGATPLVIITKADLADIADDVVGKVVLQAAGVDVVTTSAEQGDGIDDLLARVQPGWTLAVLGPSGAGKSTLINALVGHHVQSTGDVRATDGRGRHTTTSRELVPLPNGAVLMDTPGVRGFGLFDAEDGMEEMFGDLQVLFEQCRFSDCAHDREPGCAVRAALDDGSLEERRWASYLKLQRELAALERRHDAAARRAYQREWHQKVVVAGRSQRAAERYRHS, encoded by the coding sequence ATGGCGCAGCACTTCGCGGCCCATCCGGCCAGCGGGGCCGAGGCTGCCGCCCGCGTCGTCCGGGTGGACCGGAACCGGATCGTCGCAGCCACGGCCGACGGGCTGGTGCACCTGCCGTATCCGCCCGGTACCGTGCCGGCCACCGGCGACTGGGTCTGGCTCGGCCGCAACCGGGCTGCCGAACCGGCCGTCGTCGGGGTGCTTCCGCGCACGTCCGAGCTCAGCCGCAAACGTGCCTTCGACCCGTCCACGGAGGCGCAGGTCCTCGCCGCGAACATCGACATGGTGGGCGTGGTGGTTCCCGTCGACCGTCCGCTGAGCCACAACAGGCTCGAACGGACCCTGGTGGCCGTCTGGGATTCCGGCGCCACCCCGCTGGTGATCATCACGAAGGCGGACCTGGCAGACATCGCGGACGACGTCGTCGGGAAGGTGGTCCTGCAAGCCGCCGGCGTGGACGTGGTGACCACCTCCGCAGAGCAAGGCGACGGCATCGACGACCTGCTCGCCAGGGTGCAGCCGGGGTGGACGCTCGCCGTGCTTGGCCCCTCCGGCGCCGGGAAGTCCACCCTCATCAACGCACTCGTGGGGCACCACGTCCAGTCGACCGGGGATGTGCGGGCCACCGACGGCAGGGGGCGGCACACCACGACGTCGCGGGAGCTGGTGCCGCTGCCCAATGGCGCCGTGCTGATGGACACTCCCGGAGTCCGCGGCTTCGGCCTGTTCGACGCCGAGGACGGCATGGAGGAAATGTTCGGCGACCTGCAGGTGCTCTTCGAGCAGTGCCGCTTCTCCGACTGCGCCCATGACCGGGAACCCGGGTGCGCCGTCCGCGCGGCACTCGACGACGGATCCCTCGAGGAGAGACGGTGGGCCAGCTACCTCAAGCTCCAGCGCGAGCTCGCCGCCCTGGAACGGCGTCACGACGCAGCGGCGAGAAGGGCGTACCAGCGGGAGTGGCACCAGAAGGTGGTGGTGGCCGGGCGGAGCCAGCGGGCCGCCGAACGCTACCGCCATTCCTAG
- a CDS encoding pyridoxal phosphate-dependent aminotransferase — MAEFKQSTKLHNVLYDIRGPILQAAQQMEAEGHRILKLNIGNPAPFGFEAPDAILVDMIRHLPHAQGYSDSRGIFSARTAVSQYYQTRGIQSIHVDDIYLGNGVSELITMSLMALLEEGDEILIPTPDYPLWTASVALAGGRPVHYLCDEESGWQPDLEDLEAKITPRTKGIVVINPNNPTGAVYPESTLRKIVALAEKHGLVIFADEIYEKILYEDAVHVNMAGLTGDDVLCLTFSGLSKAYRVCGYRAGWMAISGPKKEAADYLEGINLLANMRLCANVPAQHAIQTALGGYQSINDLILPGGRLLEQRNKAYDMLNAIPGVSTQQARGALYLFPKLDPEVYSIRDDEKFVLDLLKEQKILVSHGRAFNWVRPDHFRMVTLPNVKDIEEAIGRMGDFLSRYQGN, encoded by the coding sequence ATGGCAGAATTCAAGCAGTCCACCAAGCTTCATAATGTCCTTTACGACATCCGTGGACCGATTCTTCAGGCCGCCCAGCAGATGGAGGCAGAGGGTCACCGCATCCTCAAACTGAACATCGGCAACCCCGCACCCTTCGGGTTTGAAGCGCCGGACGCGATCCTGGTGGACATGATCCGCCACCTGCCCCACGCCCAGGGATACAGCGATTCACGCGGCATCTTCTCCGCCCGCACCGCCGTCTCGCAGTACTACCAGACACGCGGCATCCAGAGCATCCACGTGGACGACATCTACCTCGGCAACGGCGTCAGCGAACTCATCACCATGTCACTGATGGCCCTGCTCGAAGAGGGCGACGAGATCCTGATCCCCACCCCGGACTACCCGCTGTGGACCGCCTCGGTGGCGCTGGCCGGCGGCCGTCCGGTGCACTACCTCTGCGACGAGGAGTCCGGCTGGCAGCCTGACCTGGAGGACCTCGAGGCCAAAATTACGCCCCGGACAAAGGGCATCGTGGTCATCAACCCGAACAACCCCACCGGCGCCGTGTACCCGGAAAGCACGCTGCGCAAGATTGTTGCCCTGGCTGAAAAGCACGGGCTGGTCATCTTTGCCGATGAGATCTACGAAAAGATCCTCTACGAGGACGCCGTGCACGTAAACATGGCCGGGCTCACGGGCGACGACGTGCTGTGCCTGACCTTCAGCGGACTGTCCAAGGCCTACCGCGTCTGCGGCTACCGGGCAGGATGGATGGCCATCTCCGGGCCCAAGAAGGAGGCCGCGGACTACCTCGAAGGCATCAACCTGCTGGCCAACATGCGGCTCTGCGCCAACGTTCCGGCCCAGCATGCCATCCAGACTGCCCTGGGCGGGTACCAGAGCATCAACGACCTCATCCTGCCCGGCGGCCGGCTGCTGGAACAGCGCAACAAGGCGTACGACATGCTCAACGCGATCCCCGGCGTCAGCACCCAGCAGGCACGGGGCGCCCTGTACCTGTTCCCCAAGCTGGACCCGGAGGTCTACAGCATCCGGGACGACGAAAAGTTTGTGCTGGACCTGCTCAAGGAACAGAAGATCCTGGTCTCCCACGGCCGGGCGTTCAACTGGGTCCGGCCCGACCACTTCCGGATGGTGACCCTGCCGAACGTGAAGGACATCGAGGAAGCAATTGGCCGGATGGGAGACTTCCTCAGCAGGTATCAGGGGAACTAG
- a CDS encoding ABC transporter permease: protein MNIFTETFAWLADPLHWSGPGGIPVRLLEHLQYSFLVLIIAAAIAVPVGLYIGHTGRGRVVAVAVAGALRALPTLGLLVLFALVAGSGLMPPVWALVILTVPPLLAGTYAGISSVDSNVVDAARAMGMKELQVLFGVEVPNGLLVMFGGIRTAVLQVIATVSVVAYLPLGGLGRYLFDGLVLQDFPRMLAGSLLIAALAIVVDLVLAAVQRLVVSPGLSARSSGGRKAATDLSAAAPAAAAVQGGTA, encoded by the coding sequence ATGAACATCTTCACCGAAACGTTCGCCTGGCTCGCCGATCCCTTGCATTGGTCCGGTCCGGGCGGGATACCCGTCCGCCTGCTCGAACACCTGCAGTACAGCTTCCTGGTCCTGATCATCGCCGCCGCCATCGCCGTCCCGGTGGGCCTCTACATCGGCCACACCGGCAGGGGCCGCGTCGTGGCCGTGGCCGTGGCCGGCGCCCTCCGCGCGCTGCCAACGCTCGGGCTCCTGGTGCTGTTCGCCCTCGTCGCCGGCAGCGGCCTCATGCCGCCGGTGTGGGCCCTGGTCATCCTTACGGTGCCGCCGCTGCTGGCCGGCACCTACGCCGGCATTTCCAGCGTGGATTCAAACGTGGTGGACGCCGCCCGAGCCATGGGCATGAAAGAGCTGCAGGTCCTGTTCGGCGTGGAGGTTCCCAACGGGCTACTGGTGATGTTCGGCGGCATCCGCACCGCCGTGCTGCAGGTGATCGCCACTGTGTCGGTGGTGGCCTACCTTCCGCTCGGCGGCCTGGGACGCTACCTGTTCGACGGGCTGGTGCTCCAGGACTTCCCGCGGATGCTGGCAGGTTCGCTCCTCATAGCGGCACTGGCGATCGTCGTCGACCTTGTCCTGGCCGCCGTGCAGCGGCTGGTCGTTTCACCGGGACTTTCCGCACGTTCCAGCGGTGGCCGCAAGGCCGCCACCGATCTCTCGGCTGCCGCGCCCGCGGCCGCCGCTGTTCAAGGAGGCACCGCATGA
- a CDS encoding ABC transporter substrate-binding protein, with protein MKHPVRTTLTRRGLGGLAAGVGVALALSACSSGNPLSSPSTSATGGATSGGSLVVGSADFPESQIIAEIYAGALTAAGVTATTKPNIGSREIYFKAVQDGSVDVVPDYSGNLLSHVDAQAAEVTPEDIVKALPGKLPKGLAVLEPSKAEDKDAMVVTKATAEKYQLKSIEDLAKVCKDLTMAAPATFETRSYGFPGLKKNYGCELKALKPFSDGGGNLTLQALLSDEVQVADIFTTTPSIADNDLVVLEDPKNNFKAQQVLPLYNDAKVTDKAKEALNNVSKTLTTEDLINLNRAVSGSQKQNAKDAAAAWLKDKGIVK; from the coding sequence ATGAAGCACCCCGTCCGCACGACTCTTACCCGCCGTGGCCTGGGCGGCCTCGCCGCCGGTGTCGGCGTCGCCCTCGCCCTGTCCGCCTGCAGCAGCGGCAATCCGCTGTCGTCCCCCTCCACGAGTGCTACCGGGGGCGCCACCTCCGGCGGTTCCCTCGTCGTCGGCTCCGCGGACTTCCCGGAGAGCCAGATCATCGCCGAGATCTACGCCGGTGCCCTGACCGCGGCCGGAGTCACCGCCACCACCAAGCCCAACATCGGCTCGCGGGAGATCTACTTCAAGGCCGTCCAGGACGGATCGGTGGATGTGGTTCCCGATTACTCCGGCAACCTCCTGTCCCACGTCGACGCGCAGGCCGCCGAGGTCACCCCGGAGGACATCGTCAAGGCTTTGCCCGGCAAGCTGCCGAAGGGACTCGCCGTGCTGGAGCCGTCCAAGGCCGAGGACAAGGACGCCATGGTGGTCACCAAGGCCACCGCCGAAAAGTATCAGCTGAAGTCGATCGAGGACCTGGCCAAGGTCTGCAAGGACCTGACCATGGCCGCGCCGGCCACGTTTGAAACCCGGTCCTACGGCTTCCCGGGGCTCAAGAAGAATTACGGCTGCGAACTCAAGGCGCTGAAGCCCTTTAGCGACGGCGGCGGCAACCTGACCCTGCAGGCACTCCTGAGCGATGAGGTCCAGGTGGCCGACATCTTCACCACCACGCCGTCCATCGCCGACAACGACCTCGTTGTGCTGGAGGACCCGAAGAACAACTTCAAGGCCCAGCAGGTGCTGCCGCTCTACAACGACGCCAAGGTGACGGACAAAGCCAAGGAGGCGCTCAACAATGTCTCCAAAACCCTCACCACTGAGGACCTGATCAACCTCAACCGTGCGGTGAGCGGAAGCCAGAAGCAGAACGCCAAGGACGCGGCCGCTGCGTGGCTCAAGGACAAGGGCATCGTCAAGTAG
- a CDS encoding ABC transporter ATP-binding protein, whose amino-acid sequence MAEAMIEFQSVTKQYQSGQPAVDQLSMSIDRGSITVFVGPSGCGKTTSLRMINRMVEPTSGTITVGGRDVTSVPAAELRRSMGYVMQSSGLMPHRSVVDNIATVPRLNGVPKADARKRAEELLDVVGLAPSLGKRYPSQLSGGQQQRVGVARALAADPPVLLMDEPFSAVDPVVRDELQQELLRLQRDLAKTIVFVTHDIDEATVLGDKVAVFAVGGKLAQYATPEEILRAPANEFVASFVGRDRGFRHLAFTTADGVAVHPVDTVTRGGDARANADDWRLVVDDQQRPLGWEGPGLDSQLIPGGSLFRPGDTLRRALDAALSSPSGLGVAVDGDGKVAGVVKGAEVLAVIESARQVRQGAL is encoded by the coding sequence ATGGCCGAAGCCATGATCGAGTTCCAGAGCGTCACCAAGCAGTACCAGAGCGGGCAACCGGCCGTGGACCAGCTGAGCATGTCCATTGACCGTGGCTCCATCACGGTGTTCGTCGGACCATCAGGCTGCGGCAAGACCACCTCCCTGCGCATGATCAACAGGATGGTGGAGCCCACGTCCGGGACCATCACGGTCGGCGGGCGCGACGTCACCTCCGTGCCGGCGGCCGAACTCCGGCGATCCATGGGTTACGTCATGCAGTCCTCAGGCCTGATGCCGCACCGCTCCGTCGTGGACAACATCGCCACCGTGCCCCGGCTTAACGGCGTGCCAAAAGCCGACGCCCGCAAACGCGCGGAAGAACTGCTCGACGTCGTGGGGCTGGCCCCCTCGCTGGGCAAGCGCTACCCGTCGCAGCTTTCGGGCGGCCAGCAGCAGCGCGTTGGCGTGGCCCGGGCGCTCGCTGCCGACCCGCCCGTCCTGCTGATGGACGAGCCCTTCAGCGCCGTGGATCCCGTGGTCCGTGACGAACTCCAGCAGGAACTCCTGCGCCTGCAGCGGGACCTGGCCAAGACCATCGTCTTTGTCACCCACGACATCGATGAGGCCACCGTGCTGGGGGACAAGGTGGCAGTCTTCGCCGTCGGCGGCAAGCTGGCGCAGTACGCCACGCCCGAGGAGATCCTGCGGGCACCGGCCAACGAGTTCGTGGCTTCCTTTGTGGGCAGGGACCGAGGGTTCCGCCACCTCGCCTTCACCACGGCCGACGGCGTCGCGGTCCACCCCGTTGACACGGTCACCCGGGGCGGGGATGCCAGGGCCAACGCAGACGACTGGCGCCTGGTGGTGGATGACCAGCAGCGCCCGCTGGGCTGGGAAGGCCCCGGCCTCGACTCCCAGCTCATCCCCGGAGGCTCCCTGTTCCGGCCGGGCGACACCCTCCGGCGGGCCCTGGACGCGGCGCTGTCCTCGCCCTCGGGGCTCGGCGTGGCGGTCGACGGCGACGGCAAGGTTGCCGGCGTCGTCAAGGGCGCGGAGGTTCTGGCCGTCATCGAGTCCGCACGCCAGGTCCGGCAGGGCGCCCTCTGA
- the xseA gene encoding exodeoxyribonuclease VII large subunit — protein MAENATVPVPGTAPAAGTPAASGPSTVPATAADTSPDNPWPLQLLSQKLKVHIERAPAAWVEGQVIELNRRGGNAFLTLRDVDAEISLPASIWSKLLDRQETPLERGSRVVALLKPEFWLKTGRLNMSVKDIRPVGLGDLLARIERLRHALAAEGLFAESRKKRLPLLPHRIGLITGRDSDAKKDVLRNAALRWPAVEFEIREVAVQGNTAVSQMIKALRELDARPEVDVIVIARGGGALEDLLPFSSEELIRAVAAAVTPVVSAIGHEADRPILDDVADLRASTPTDAAKRIVPEVSEELARVRQAEAQLRRSVTLLVARETDRLAAIRSRPVLAAPDSMITARADDVERLARRSTAAISAAVTRASDQLVHLQAQVRALSPQQTLDRGYAVVQLSGPAGAVVRQPSQAPAGTPLAVRVAGGRFGAESTGAP, from the coding sequence ATGGCTGAAAACGCCACCGTCCCTGTACCCGGCACCGCCCCTGCAGCCGGCACCCCCGCTGCGTCCGGCCCCAGCACGGTGCCGGCCACCGCCGCCGACACGAGCCCGGACAACCCCTGGCCGCTGCAGTTGCTCTCCCAGAAGCTCAAGGTCCACATCGAGCGGGCGCCGGCAGCGTGGGTTGAAGGTCAGGTCATCGAACTCAACCGGCGCGGCGGCAATGCGTTCCTCACCCTCCGGGATGTGGACGCGGAGATCTCCCTGCCTGCTTCCATCTGGTCCAAACTGCTCGACCGGCAGGAGACGCCGCTTGAGCGCGGAAGCCGGGTGGTGGCCCTGCTCAAGCCCGAGTTCTGGCTGAAGACCGGGCGCCTGAACATGTCCGTGAAGGATATCCGCCCCGTTGGACTGGGCGATCTCCTCGCACGGATTGAACGGCTCCGCCATGCCCTGGCCGCTGAAGGCCTGTTCGCCGAGTCCCGGAAGAAGCGCCTGCCCCTGCTCCCCCACCGGATCGGGCTCATCACCGGCCGCGATTCCGATGCGAAGAAGGACGTTCTGCGCAACGCTGCCCTGCGCTGGCCGGCAGTCGAATTCGAGATCCGCGAGGTCGCAGTGCAGGGCAACACCGCCGTATCCCAGATGATCAAGGCGCTTCGCGAACTTGATGCCCGTCCCGAGGTGGACGTGATCGTCATCGCCCGCGGCGGCGGCGCGCTGGAGGACCTGCTGCCGTTCAGCAGCGAGGAACTCATCCGCGCCGTGGCGGCCGCGGTGACTCCGGTGGTCAGCGCAATCGGGCACGAAGCGGACCGGCCCATCCTGGACGACGTCGCCGACCTCCGGGCCTCCACGCCCACGGATGCAGCTAAGCGCATCGTGCCGGAAGTCTCGGAGGAACTTGCCCGGGTCCGGCAGGCTGAAGCCCAGCTTCGCCGCTCCGTGACGCTTCTGGTTGCCAGGGAAACGGACCGCCTGGCGGCCATCCGTTCCCGTCCGGTCCTAGCAGCCCCGGACAGCATGATCACGGCGCGCGCGGACGATGTGGAACGGCTGGCCCGCCGGTCCACGGCGGCCATCAGTGCAGCCGTGACGAGGGCTTCCGACCAGCTGGTCCACCTCCAGGCGCAGGTCCGGGCATTGTCACCGCAGCAGACCCTGGACCGCGGCTACGCCGTAGTGCAGCTTTCCGGGCCTGCCGGGGCAGTTGTCCGCCAGCCGTCCCAGGCCCCAGCGGGAACACCACTCGCGGTCAGGGTGGCCGGCGGGCGGTTCGGTGCGGAATCCACGGGCGCCCCATAG
- a CDS encoding ABC transporter permease: protein MEWFLANSPMVFERAGQHLVLALVPMVLGLLISIPLAQFSRRHSALRQLVATVSSLLYTIPSLALFIILPPLLGTRILDPLNVIVALTIYAVALLVRAAMDAFDSVDDDLRQAAVAMGYKPAARFLQIDLPLSLPVMFAGLRVVSVSNISLVSVAALLGVGNLGMLFTDGLQRNFVTEVVVGIIAILLLAVVMDALLVILERVLTPWTRAGSVKTDAHARSGAEFIADAKVHAGAGS, encoded by the coding sequence ATGGAGTGGTTCCTGGCGAACAGCCCCATGGTCTTTGAACGGGCCGGCCAGCACCTGGTCCTGGCCCTGGTTCCGATGGTCCTGGGCCTGCTGATTTCCATCCCGCTGGCACAGTTCTCGAGGCGGCACAGCGCGCTGCGGCAGCTCGTGGCCACCGTGAGCTCCCTGCTCTACACCATCCCGTCCCTGGCGCTTTTCATCATTCTCCCGCCGCTGCTGGGGACGCGGATCCTCGACCCGCTGAACGTCATCGTCGCCCTGACCATCTACGCCGTGGCGCTGCTGGTGCGGGCTGCCATGGACGCCTTCGATTCCGTCGATGACGACCTCCGGCAGGCGGCTGTGGCCATGGGCTACAAGCCGGCCGCCCGGTTCCTGCAGATCGACCTGCCGCTGTCCCTGCCCGTGATGTTCGCAGGCCTCCGCGTGGTGTCGGTGAGCAACATTTCGCTGGTGAGCGTCGCCGCCCTGCTGGGCGTGGGAAACCTCGGGATGCTGTTCACGGACGGACTGCAGCGGAACTTCGTCACCGAAGTGGTGGTGGGCATCATCGCCATCCTGCTGCTGGCAGTGGTGATGGACGCGCTGCTGGTAATCCTGGAACGCGTCCTCACGCCGTGGACCAGGGCCGGCTCCGTAAAGACGGACGCGCACGCCCGGTCCGGCGCTGAGTTCATTGCCGATGCCAAAGTCCACGCTGGGGCGGGCTCATGA
- a CDS encoding exodeoxyribonuclease VII small subunit codes for MTDPTINTDQPHSTEQNTAAQPGPALPPEIDALSYEEAREQLVAVVSKLEAGGTSLEDSLALWERGEALARRCEDWLEGARKRLAAARKDS; via the coding sequence ATGACAGATCCGACCATCAACACAGACCAGCCCCACAGCACGGAACAAAATACCGCAGCCCAGCCCGGCCCCGCACTCCCTCCGGAGATCGATGCCCTCAGCTATGAGGAAGCACGGGAACAGCTGGTTGCCGTGGTTTCCAAGCTCGAGGCCGGCGGGACCAGCCTTGAGGATTCCCTGGCGCTGTGGGAGCGGGGCGAGGCCCTGGCCCGGCGCTGCGAGGACTGGCTGGAGGGCGCCAGGAAGAGGCTCGCCGCTGCCCGCAAGGACAGCTGA